One window from the genome of Salvia splendens isolate huo1 chromosome 9, SspV2, whole genome shotgun sequence encodes:
- the LOC121749245 gene encoding protein MIZU-KUSSEI 1-like — MRYLEIPANISRASSCESTQSTTNIIPSSFARSTSYVDISDLDYAEELYHRTVVHGGDTPSAAAATAAFRRLDRIRGGRSAVASFLRSLLSIITFPSLLPSCRRPITSPGITPSLGRKVTGTLFGRRRGNVSFAVQYDPRSVPVFLVEFAVSTAALVKEMSAGMLRIALECEKPPEESRRRRSESRLFGEPVWKMYCNGRQCGHAQVRECNESDWHVLSTVQRVSVGAGVIPVGEDWGKAAEKGELVYMRGRFERVVGNRDSEAFYMLNPDGNSGPELGIFLLRI; from the coding sequence ATGAGATATTTGGAAATTCCGGCGAATATTTCCCGAGCAAGCAGCTGCGAGAGCACTCAAAGCACCACCAACATCATCCCCTCATCCTTCGCCCGCTCCACCTCCTACGTCGACATCTCCGACCTAGACTACGCGGAGGAGCTCTACCACCGCACCGTCGTCCACGGCGGCGACACTCcgagcgccgccgccgccaccgccgccttcCGCCGCCTGGACAGAATCCGCGGCGGCCGCAGCGCCGTCGCCTCCTTCCTCCGATCCCTCCTCTCCATAATCACATTCCCCTCCCTCCTCCCCTCCTGCCGCCGCCCGATCACCTCCCCCGGCATCACCCCCTCCCTCGGCCGGAAGGTCACCGGAACCCTATTCGGCCGGCGCCGCGGCAACGTCAGCTTCGCCGTCCAGTACGATCCGAGATCCGTCCCAGTTTTCCTGGTAGAATTCGCCGTCTCCACCGCCGCGCTGGTGAAGGAGATGTCGGCGGGGATGCTGAGGATCGCGCTGGAGTGCGAGAAGCCTCCGGAAGAATCGCGGCGGCGGAGATCGGAGTCGCGGCTGTTCGGGGAGCCGGTGTGGAAGATGTACTGCAACGGGAGGCAGTGCGGGCACGCGCAGGTGCGCGAGTGCAATGAGTCGGATTGGCACGTGCTGAGCACGGTGCAGAGGGTTTCGGTGGGGGCAGGGGTGATCCCGGTGGGGGAGGATTGGGGGAAAGCGGCGGAGAAGGGCGAGCTGGTTTATATGCGGGGGCGGTTCGAGCGGGTGGTGGGGAACCGGGACTCGGAGGCGTTTTATATGTTGAACCCGGATGGGAATAGCGGACCGGAGCTCGGGATTTTCTTGCTTAGGATTTGa